TTGAAAAGACAACACTGGAGATTCGTTTCAGCGAGGGCCGGAAGCGGTAAGAAATGTGCGCGAAATGAAGGGCGCTCGGATCAGCTGTCGAGACCGAGTTCGCGCCGGATGCGTGCGTCGCGGTACAACTCAGGGTAGGTCTGGCGGAATTCTTCTTTCTTCTTCGGATCGAGTGAGAAGGCCCGCTTGAGCGAGCGGATGCTTTCCTCCGGTCGGCCCAGCGCAAAGAGCGCTTTGGCTTGCTGGAAGTACGAGCCGGCGTGATTGGGCTCGAGCGTCAAGGCGTTGTTGTAGGCATTGAGCGCATCTTCCAGGCGCTGCGCCTCGAAGAGCGTCTCCGCATAATCCAGCCAGGCTTCGCGATTGACCGGGTCCATCCGGACGACCGTCTCGTAGGATTCGAGGGCGTCGTCGAGCAGGCCGGCGTTGTATTCGCAATCGGCCTTGGCGTACCACAACTCAGAAGATCGGGGGCTGAGATGGACCGCCTTCTGGTAGAAATCGAGGGCCTCGAAGAAGCGTTCCTGGGCATCGAAACAGCATCCCATGCCATACCAGGCCTCGGCATACTGTGGATCCTTGAGCAGGGCCTTTTCAAAAAAGCCTATCGCCTCGGGAAATTCCTGGAGCTCCTCGTACGCCAGCGCGATGTTGTAGAACGTCGCCGCGTCGCCGTCTTCGAGTTCGATGACGTGCTGATAGCTTTCGATGGCGCCGCGCAGATCCCCCAGATTCGCCAGGGCATTGCCTTTATTGTAATAGGCGGACGCAAACTCGTCGTTGATCACCAGCGCCATGTCGTAGGACTGCACAGCGTCCTCGAACCGGCTCATGCGGTTCAGTACGATGCCTCGATTATACCAGGCGTCGTACGAATAGGGGTCGATCTCGATATGGCGATCGTAGCACTCGAGGCTTTTTTCGTCCTGGGCCAGGCGATCGTAGCAGTAGCCGAGTTCGTACCACACCTCGGGATGATCCGGGTTGAGCTCGACGCAGGCGTAAAAGGCGTTGATCGCTTCTTCGAGCGCATCCGCGCGTTCCAGCGTAACGCCCCGGTTGAACAGCGCATCCTCATTCAGAGGGTCGATTTCGAGGGCGTTCTGGTAGGCGGTCAGCGCCTCGTCCGTGCGCCCCAGGCTATCGAGCGTGATGCCCAGGTTGATGATCGTTTCGGGATCGGACGGATTGAGCGTGAGCGCCTTTTCGTATGCCGCCATCGCATCGGTGTGGCGGTTCATATTGTTCAGCAAGATGCCGCGGCGCATCCAGGCGTCCGAGGAATAGGGCTGGGTCTCCAGAATGCGATCTATCGCGCCCAGAGCATCTGCAAATCGCCCCTGTTCGAAGTAAAAGGTGGCGATTTCTTCCAGCGCGTCGGAATCAAAGTAGGCACGCCCCCCCTCCTGCTCGTAAGCCTGAACCAGGTCGTGCACGCTGAAGTTTTCATCCGAGTCTTCGAGGTCGTCGTAGCCGAAATCGAACATACTCATCGGGCGCAGTTAATGGGTTGTAAGAGAGGGCTGCGCGAATGGACTTGCCAGTGTATCTCGATCTTAAGCAGTACCTGCTAAAAGGTTCGCGAAGTATACTGGGCCTCGGACCATTTTGCAACTTGATTACAGGAAGCTCTCGTTCCGAACGGGAAGGGAAACATAATTTAAGCGTTTCGCGTGGGCGTTTTTTCCAATTTTCCCGTGTAGTTTTGGATAAACGCTCCGGCGTGCCGCTTGTCGACGCAAAAGCCGGTTGCCGATCCCTTCAGCTCAATTCCCATACAAGGGTCGTATCGTCGCACAGGGGCCGTGGGTTAAGCACCGCGTCAGGGCCGGCGGCGCGTCATGGACCGAACGGTTGAGGGCCGGCCAGGAGCCGAACGGTGGTCGTTTTTCACGAATCGTGCCGGAATGGTACGACATGCGTATATGTTGATAAGTTTCGAGGGGATCGACGGGAGCGGCAAAAGCACCCAGGCGCTGCGTCTGAAGCAACGGCTCGAGGACGCGGGCCGGCAGGTGCTCCTCGTGCGCGAGCCGGGGGGAACGGCGTTGTCGGAGCGGGTCCGTCAGGTGCTGCTGGACCCTGCCCTGCATGTCGACCCCCTCGCGGAGCTTCTCCTGTTTTCCGCCGCGCGGGCCCAGCTGGTGCGTGAGTGCATCATGCCGGCACTCGCCGATAAGCAGGTCGTCGTGTGCGACCGGTTCTTTGACTCTACAACCGTCTATCAGGGGGCCGGCCGCGGACTCGACCAGGATGGCTGGATCGCGGCCTTCAATCGGCGGGTCACGAGCGGCCTCGTGCCGGCTCGGACCTATCTGGTGGATCTGGATCCGGAGGAAGCCGCCGCCCGTCAGATGGCCCGCGACGGCCAGGCCGGGCGCGACCGGATGGAGCGGGCCTCGGGGGAATTCTACCAGCGGGTGGTGACGGCGTATCGACGGCTGGCGGCGGAGGAGCCGGCGCGTTGGGTCGTCATCGACGGCCGGCTGTCGATCGAAGCCATCCACGATATCATCTGGTCCGACTTCGTGACCCTTGCCGCGGCTAGGAACACGCCCGAACAGTGACCGTTCTTCCCCGTGTCGCCGGCGTCCTGCCAGGATATGCCGCGCCGGGAGACCTTCCCTTTATCGCTCAGGCCACATGCCCACGCTTCCTCAAAAACAGCTCGACGAAGTGCGCAATATCTTCAGCGCATTTCTCAAGCGGCGCAACCAGCGGCAAACCCCGGAGCGATTCGCCGTGCTCGACGAGGCGTATGCTACCGACGACCATTTTGATGCGGACGAGCTGTACATCCGGCTCAAGCAGCGGGGGTCGAGCGTCAGCCGGGCCACGGTGTACAACACGCTCGAGCTACTGATCGACTGCGACCTGATCGTCCGCCACCAGTTCGGCTCCAACCAGGCGAAATACGAGCGCGCGTACAGTTACTGGCAGCACGATCACCTGATCTGCATGGATTGCAACGAGCTGTTCGAGTTCTGCGATCCACGGCTTCAGGGCGTCCAGGAAATGATCGCCGATATCTTCAAATTTGATATAAAGCATCATTCGCTGAACCTCTATGGCCATTGCCGGCGCGATCAATGCCCGAACAAGGCGGTCTAGGCATACTCTTTGTTAATAAATGGGAATATATTACGATAACCCGGATGAGTCAGGCCGGCTGCCTGGCAATACGACGGCGAGATTTCCTATCTTAAGGATACCTAGTGTACGCTATCGCGATTAACATGAGACGTTTGTCCATCAGTCTCACATTGTTTGTACTCCTCAGTGCTTTTTCGCCCCAGCCGGCCGGGAAAGTGCAGTTGGCCTTCTTCAGGGTCTCCGAAGACCCGGGGGGCATGGTCGTATCCTGGCAGGTTGATACCGAGGATGAGGTCAAGGAGTACGAACTGCTGCGTATGACGCGTTTCACCAACAACCGCTTCGTGAAAGTCGAATCCTTCCCGCCGCACGGCGTGAACAAGGCGTACTCGTTCAAGGACAGTCAGATCTTCAAGGCGAGCACGGAACAGGTCGATTACCAGCTCGAGGTTGTTTATGCGAACGGCCAGCGCGAGCAACTCGCCCGGGAGCAGGTGAACTACACATCGACGGCGATCAGGCGTACCTGGGGCAGCATCAAGGCCATGTTCCAATAACCTGCGCGCCGTATTCCCACCCCACTTATGGCGCGAACCCTGATACTTCCCGCGCAACGCGTACGGCGCACCATCGAGCGCCTGGCCTGCGAGGTGATCGAGCATAACAGAGGTATCGACAACCTGATCATCCTGGGTGTGCGTAGCGGCGGAACGGCGCTTGCCGATGCGCTGGCGGCCCAGATTCGCTTCGTCACGGCCGCTTCAGGTAAAGAGGTTCCTGTCGAACATCTCGACATCAGCGGGTTCCGGGACGATCGCGCGCGCGTGACCCCCGCACCGCTTCCCGCCTCCAGGCAAACCCTGCTCGACGATAAAGACGTTGTGCTCGTCGACGATGTGCTCTTCACCGGCCGAACCTCGCGCGCCGCGCTCGATGCCATCGTGCAGATGGGGCGTCCCCGGTCCATTCAGCTGCTCGTCCTGGTCGATCGAGGGCATCGTGAATACCCAATCCAGGCCAACTTCGTCGGCCGGGTGATCCAGACCAAGCACAAGGAACAGGTGGTCGTGGACGTCGAGGAGGGGTTCGCGATTTACGTGGAGGAATAGCTCCGGTCTATTCGTTTGGGGTTTCCGTCTGGACGAACAGTCGGATTTCATGCCCTTCCTTGAGCCGTGTCCCGGCCTGGTATCCCTGTTTGATGACGGTCATGGACGCCGTGTCGTCGTCGTCAGGCGCACCCATCACGACCGACCGCAGGCGTCGGGCCAGCAGGAGCTGGCGCGC
The genomic region above belongs to Rhodothermales bacterium and contains:
- a CDS encoding tetratricopeptide repeat protein — translated: MSMFDFGYDDLEDSDENFSVHDLVQAYEQEGGRAYFDSDALEEIATFYFEQGRFADALGAIDRILETQPYSSDAWMRRGILLNNMNRHTDAMAAYEKALTLNPSDPETIINLGITLDSLGRTDEALTAYQNALEIDPLNEDALFNRGVTLERADALEEAINAFYACVELNPDHPEVWYELGYCYDRLAQDEKSLECYDRHIEIDPYSYDAWYNRGIVLNRMSRFEDAVQSYDMALVINDEFASAYYNKGNALANLGDLRGAIESYQHVIELEDGDAATFYNIALAYEELQEFPEAIGFFEKALLKDPQYAEAWYGMGCCFDAQERFFEALDFYQKAVHLSPRSSELWYAKADCEYNAGLLDDALESYETVVRMDPVNREAWLDYAETLFEAQRLEDALNAYNNALTLEPNHAGSYFQQAKALFALGRPEESIRSLKRAFSLDPKKKEEFRQTYPELYRDARIRRELGLDS
- the tmk gene encoding dTMP kinase, translating into MLISFEGIDGSGKSTQALRLKQRLEDAGRQVLLVREPGGTALSERVRQVLLDPALHVDPLAELLLFSAARAQLVRECIMPALADKQVVVCDRFFDSTTVYQGAGRGLDQDGWIAAFNRRVTSGLVPARTYLVDLDPEEAAARQMARDGQAGRDRMERASGEFYQRVVTAYRRLAAEEPARWVVIDGRLSIEAIHDIIWSDFVTLAAARNTPEQ
- a CDS encoding transcriptional repressor → MPTLPQKQLDEVRNIFSAFLKRRNQRQTPERFAVLDEAYATDDHFDADELYIRLKQRGSSVSRATVYNTLELLIDCDLIVRHQFGSNQAKYERAYSYWQHDHLICMDCNELFEFCDPRLQGVQEMIADIFKFDIKHHSLNLYGHCRRDQCPNKAV
- the pyrR gene encoding bifunctional pyr operon transcriptional regulator/uracil phosphoribosyltransferase PyrR, producing the protein MARTLILPAQRVRRTIERLACEVIEHNRGIDNLIILGVRSGGTALADALAAQIRFVTAASGKEVPVEHLDISGFRDDRARVTPAPLPASRQTLLDDKDVVLVDDVLFTGRTSRAALDAIVQMGRPRSIQLLVLVDRGHREYPIQANFVGRVIQTKHKEQVVVDVEEGFAIYVEE